The genomic region CTTTACTGCCCTGGACGATGTCAGCCTTGAAATCGCGGCCGGCGAGTTCATCGTTCTTCTTGGCCCGTCGGGCTGTGGCAAAACCACCCTGCTGTCGCTTCTGGGCGGTTTCCTGTCGCCCACCAGTGGCACGATTGAAATCAATGGCAAGGATATGGGTGATGTTGCGCCCGCCAAACGCCCGACCACCACGATGTTTCAGGACTATGCCCTTTTCCCGCATATGAGCCTGCGCGACAACGTCGCCTTTGGCCTTAAGATGCGCAACGTCGGCAAGGCCGAACGTCACGCCAAGGCCGAAGAACTGCTTGATATGGTCGGGCTAAAAACATCGGCCAACAAGAAACCGCACGAACTTTCGGGCGGGCAGCGTCAACGCGTCGCCCTTGCCCGTGCGCTTGCAGTTGAACCGGATGTTCTGTTGCTTGATGAACCGTTGGGTGCGCTTGACCTCAAACTCCGTCGTCAGATGCAGGACGAGCTTAAAGCCATCCAAAAACGCGTTGGCACCACCTTTGTCCACGTCACCCACGATCAGGAAGAGGCCATGGCGATTGCCGATCGGATCGTGGTGATGAATGCTGGCAGGATCGAAGATGTCGGAAGCCCGGAAAGCATATACATGCAGCCCAAAACACTGTTCTCGGCAAGCTTCATGGGCGAGGTCAATTTCATCCCCGGCACGCTCGAAAGTACGCGCGAAAACGCGCTCACCATCAAGACGCCGCTCGGCACTGTTGAGCTTCCGGCGTTTGACCATGCCGGCTTTACGCCCGATGCGCCCGTGACCCTTGCCATCCGCCCGGAACATTTCCGTGCCAGCACCGGAACTGGCCCGCGCATCACGCTCGGCAAAGCCAAGGTCGAAGATGGATCGTTCTTTGGCACCCATCATCGCGCCCATCTAAGCCCGCTTGATTACCCCAACATGACGATCACCGCCCACATGCCGCAATCGGCCATCATCGAACCGGGGGCATGGGTCGAACTGACCCTTGATCCGACCTCGGTGGTGGTCTTGCATGGTCATCCGCCCCGCCCCACACCAGAAAGTGCTTCCCTATGACGATCAACCGCGCCAAACCCGAAGACTGGTATAGCCTGAAAACCGTCGGCGATGACGTGACCTATATCGGCGAACCGTTTATCGAGGAATTTTACCGTTGCAACATCTGGCATGTGCGCGGGCGTGATGGCGACATGCTGGTCGATAGTGGCATGGGCGTTGTATCGCTTACAGAATGGGTACCGCTTGTCACCGAACGCGGCGTTCAGGCGGTTGCCAGCCACACCCATTTTGATCATGTCGGCTGCCACCACGAATTTGAAAACCGGGTGTGTCATCGGTGTGAAGCCGATCTTCTGGCCGCGCCCACGCGTAAAAACACGCTTGCCGATCCCTATGTGACCGACGAGATTTTTACGAAACTCCCGCCGCTTCCCTATGCCTCGACCACTTACGCCGTCAAGGCCGCACCGGCAACCCGCATTGTCGAGGACGGCGATGTGATTGATCTGGGCGACCGCCATTTCGAGGTCATCCACACACCGGGCCATTCGCCGGGCGGTATTGCGCTTTGGGAAAAGGCCACCGGCATCCTTTTTTCAGGCGACATTGTTTATGATGGACCTTTGATCGAAGACACTTATCATGCAAATGCAGCTGACTATGTCCGATCGATGGAACGGCTTTATGATTTGCCGGTCCGGGTCGTGCATGGCGGACATTTCGCCAGTTACGGGGCCGAACGCCACCGGGAAATCATAAAGAACTGGCTGAGGGAACGAACCTGAAACCGCGCCACCGGCGCCAACGGCGTCACCAGTGCGAGGGATAATGCGCTGGCCCGAACCACACACTTGATCAGGAAGGCTTCCTATGGATAACGCAGGCAAATTTTACATCAACGGCAAATGGGTTGATCCGATTTCCTCGGAAAAGATGGACGTGATCAATCCGGCCACCGAAGAAGTCATCACCCAAATCACCCTGGCCAGCGAAGAAGACGTCGACCTTGCCGTCGCCGCGGCCAAGCGCGCCTTTGAAAGTTACAGCCAGACGACCGCCGAACAGCGTCTTGGCTGGCTTGAAAACCTGCTTGCGATCTATAAGCGCCGCTATGGTGAAGTTGCCGATACCATCACCATGGAACTCGGCGCGCCGACCACCATGTCGCACGAACAGCAGGCCGCAGCCGGCACGGCACATCTCGAAGATTTCATTGTTGCGCTGAAAAAGCTCAAGACCGAGGAAACCCTTTATAATGGCGAGCTTTTGTTGCGCGAACCCATCGGGGTTTGTGGCCTGATCACCCCGTGGAACTGGCCGATCAACCAGATCGTGCTCAAGGTCATCCCGGCCCTTGCGACCGGCTGCACCTGTGTGTTGAAGCCATCCGAATTCACCCCGCTTAATGCTATGCTTTATGCCGAAATGATCCACGAGGCGGGCTTCCCGGCCGGGGCCTTTAACATGGTGCAGGGGGCGGGTCCGGTCGCCGGTGCGACCCTTTCGCGTCATCCCGATATCACCATGATGTCCTTTACCGGATCGACCCGTGCGGGCAAGGCAATCACCAAGGATGCGTCGGAAAACATCAAACGCGTGACCTTGGAACTCGGTGGCAAGTCACCCAACATCGTGTTTGACGATGTTGATATCGAAGACCGCATTGCCTGGAGTGTGAATGCCGTTTTCAACAACTCCGGCCAGACCTGCGATGCACCGACCCGTATGCTGGTGCAACGCTCAATCTATGACGACGCAGTCAAGGTTGCCAAACGCGTTGGCGAACAGGCATCCGTCGGCGATCCGACCAAGGAAGGCAGCCATATCGGCCCGCTGGTCAGCCACATCCAGTTTGACCGGGTCCAAACGCTTATTCAGGCTGGTATTGACGAAGGTGCCACCCTTCTTGTTGGCGGCGCAGGCAAGCCTGATGACACCAACGAGGGCTACTTTGTCAAACCGACCATCTTTGCCGATGTGAACAACAATATGCGCATCGCACGCGAGGAAATCTTTGGCCCGGTGGTCTCGATGATCCCGTTTGACACCGAAGAAGAAGCCATCGAGATCGCCAATGACACGCCATACGGTTTGGCTGCCTATATCCAGACCCCGGATGCCAAAAAAGCAGACCGCGTTGCCCGCAAACTGCGTGCTGGCATGGTGTTGCTCAATGGCTCGTCGCCGATGGCGGGCAGTCCGTTTGGCGGCTACAAACAATCGGGCAATGGCCGCGAAGGTGGCTTGTTTGGCCTTGAAGACTTCATGGAAATCAAG from Thalassospira sp. ER-Se-21-Dark harbors:
- a CDS encoding MBL fold metallo-hydrolase; protein product: MTINRAKPEDWYSLKTVGDDVTYIGEPFIEEFYRCNIWHVRGRDGDMLVDSGMGVVSLTEWVPLVTERGVQAVASHTHFDHVGCHHEFENRVCHRCEADLLAAPTRKNTLADPYVTDEIFTKLPPLPYASTTYAVKAAPATRIVEDGDVIDLGDRHFEVIHTPGHSPGGIALWEKATGILFSGDIVYDGPLIEDTYHANAADYVRSMERLYDLPVRVVHGGHFASYGAERHREIIKNWLRERT
- a CDS encoding ABC transporter ATP-binding protein, producing the protein MTAPVSIRNATKIFGDFTALDDVSLEIAAGEFIVLLGPSGCGKTTLLSLLGGFLSPTSGTIEINGKDMGDVAPAKRPTTTMFQDYALFPHMSLRDNVAFGLKMRNVGKAERHAKAEELLDMVGLKTSANKKPHELSGGQRQRVALARALAVEPDVLLLDEPLGALDLKLRRQMQDELKAIQKRVGTTFVHVTHDQEEAMAIADRIVVMNAGRIEDVGSPESIYMQPKTLFSASFMGEVNFIPGTLESTRENALTIKTPLGTVELPAFDHAGFTPDAPVTLAIRPEHFRASTGTGPRITLGKAKVEDGSFFGTHHRAHLSPLDYPNMTITAHMPQSAIIEPGAWVELTLDPTSVVVLHGHPPRPTPESASL
- a CDS encoding aldehyde dehydrogenase family protein; this translates as MDNAGKFYINGKWVDPISSEKMDVINPATEEVITQITLASEEDVDLAVAAAKRAFESYSQTTAEQRLGWLENLLAIYKRRYGEVADTITMELGAPTTMSHEQQAAAGTAHLEDFIVALKKLKTEETLYNGELLLREPIGVCGLITPWNWPINQIVLKVIPALATGCTCVLKPSEFTPLNAMLYAEMIHEAGFPAGAFNMVQGAGPVAGATLSRHPDITMMSFTGSTRAGKAITKDASENIKRVTLELGGKSPNIVFDDVDIEDRIAWSVNAVFNNSGQTCDAPTRMLVQRSIYDDAVKVAKRVGEQASVGDPTKEGSHIGPLVSHIQFDRVQTLIQAGIDEGATLLVGGAGKPDDTNEGYFVKPTIFADVNNNMRIAREEIFGPVVSMIPFDTEEEAIEIANDTPYGLAAYIQTPDAKKADRVARKLRAGMVLLNGSSPMAGSPFGGYKQSGNGREGGLFGLEDFMEIKMIHKL